One part of the Tachysurus vachellii isolate PV-2020 chromosome 6, HZAU_Pvac_v1, whole genome shotgun sequence genome encodes these proteins:
- the ccar1 gene encoding cell division cycle and apoptosis regulator protein 1 isoform X1 yields the protein MAQFGGQKNPPWAAQFAATAVSQPGHSAQSIDLNSLHSLGVQQPSLLGASPSMYSQQSALAAASLNTQSAANYQISQQTAALQQQAAAAAAAALQQSQINSALQQYQQQQQQQPPQAPPPQPPPQQTLYNVPHQLPQPQPALLSQPPVALPTSMSLSNPQQTAQITVSYPTPRSSHQQQTQPQKQRVFTGVVNKLHDTFGFVDEDVFFQLSAVKGKTPQVGDRVLVEAVYNPNMPFKWNAQRIQTLPQLPNQTAAQPLPQVSPQLSSFYSDAGVQRYTDTYTAVDSRPNMTWSCTYTVDSPRLDANSQPPAPNMMKPGPSMIQSLPPPTTFSVPAQGPPPSLLQAQLSAASLAPLLQNPPQPLLPQPPPKDSVFSGGLLQPPVRMMPQPQPVRRIDPSPRFPSRNDRPELILRKEDRSRERDRERRRSRERSPARKRSRDRSPRRDRSPRRPRRVVPRYTVQFSKFSLDGYNCDIMELRRRYQSLYIPSDFFDAVFTWVDAFSLSRPFTFGNYCNFHIMHKEVDSLVKNTAVLDPPDANHTYSAKVMLLANPSLDELYHKSCALADDPQELRDSFQHPARLIKFLVGMRGKDEAMAIGGHWSPSLDGADPENDPSVLIKTAIRCCKALTGIDLSLCTQWYRFAEIRYHRPEETHKGRTVPAHVETVVLFLPDVWHCLPTRSEWEGLSRGLKEQLAEKLLAERKEADGEQEEEDKDEDDSKEVTTPTHWSKLDPKSMKVNDLRKELENRSLSSKGLKSQLIARLTKQLKVEEQIEESKEPEKAEPTSVEEEEPCRTEEDREEEERKRQEELERQRRERRYILPDEPTIIVHPNWAAKNGKFDCSIMSLSVLLDYRLEDNKEHSFEVSLFAELFNEMLQRDFGYRIYRALIAIPNKDEKKEKKDKARKDVDRKEADRRDIKKEKEDENAEPVSKRSREEDDKRRDEDKERTLKKEESKDDDDNEDESSNNNADEYDPMEAEDADEYDDEDKDDDDSNGRDRRDDRRDDRKSRDRSSKDKDDKKKQMVTYDKDLLMAFVYFDQSHCGYLMEKDLEEIMYTLGLHLSRAQVKKLLSKPLVKECCYYRKLTDRAKDEPSPVVSADSQHENALGNRPLLPSQKTKRETADSDSGSLIVYNGAMVDVGSMLQKLDKSEKAREEIEQKLIQQDTKMDEDAKHISEIESTNRSLMRDLEQVKSSLRETEKNLRGCEQQKSSYQEHLRRTLLSLGTVMKDLQSIVPNDDHPEDGDKKTQTNGSDD from the exons ATGGCTCAGTTCGGGGGACAGAAAAACCCTCCATGGGCAGCCCAATTTGCTGCGACTGCGGTGTCTCAGCCCGGACATTCTGCCCAGTCCATCGACTTGAACAGTTTACATT CTTTAGGTGTACAGCAGCCATCTCTTTTAGGTGCTTCTCCCTCCATGTACTCCCAGCAGTCCGCCTTGGCTGCAGCATCCCTTAACACGCAGTCCGCTGCCAATTACCAGATTTCCCAGCAGACTGCGGCTCTCCAACAGCAGGCAGCTGCAGCTGCCGCGGCTGCACTACAGCAG TCTCAGATTAATTCAGCCCTGCAGCAGTAccagcagcaacagcaacagcagcCACCCCAAGCTCCCCCACCACAGCCACCTCCTCAACAGACCCTCTACAATGTCCCACATCAG cttCCTCAGCCTCAGCCTGCTCTGCTTTCACAG CCCCCTGTTGCTTTGCCGACCAGTATGAGTTTGTCGAACCCACAGCAGACAGCACAGATCACAGTATCGTACCCGACCCCTCGATCCAGCCATCAGCAGCAGACTCAGCCACAAAAACAGCGTGTATTCACTGGGGTTGTCAACAAGCTGCACGATACATTTGGGTTTGTGGATGAAGATGTCTTCTTCCAGCTTAG tgCTGTGAAAGGAAAAACACCCCAAGTGGGTGACCGTGTTCTGGTGGAGGCTGTCTATAATCCCAACATGCCCTTTAAATGGAACGCCCAGCGCATACAGACTTTACCTCAGTTACCCAACCAAACG GCGGCCCAGCCCTTACCTCAGGTTTCCCCACAGCTGTCCAGCTTTTACTCTGACGCAGGAGTACAGCGctacactgacacatacacagcGGTGGATTCAAGACCAAAT atgacatggagctgcacgtacacggtggattcgccgcgtttggatgccaat AGTCAGCCTCCTGCTCCCAACATGATGAAGCCAGGCCCTTCCATGATTCAGTCTCTACCTCCACCTACCACGTTCAGTGTGCCAGCACAAGGGCCCCCTCCCTCTCTGCTTCAGGCTCAGCTTTCAGCAGCCTCTCTTGCTCCCTTGCTCCAGAATCCTCCCCAACCTCTTCTTCCTCAGCCACCTCCAAAAG ATTCAGTCTTTTCAGGGGGGTTGCTTCAGCCTCCAGTGCGAATGATGCCCCAGCCTCAGCCTGTGAGACGCATAGACCCCTCTCCTCGCTTTCCCAGCCGTAACGATCGACCAGAACTCATTCTGAGGAAAGAGGACAGAAg tcgggagagagacagagagcggaGGCGATCCAGAGAGCGTTCCCCAGCACGAAAGCGCTCAAGGGACCGTTCACCTCGAAGAGATCGTTCTCCTAGACGTCCACGAAGAGTTGTACCACGATATACCGTACAGTTCTCCAAGTTCTCCTTGGATGG ATATAATTGTGACATAATGGAGCTTCGGCGGAGGTATCAGAGTCTTTACATCCCAAGTGATTTCTTTGATGCCGTATTCACCTGGGTGGATGCCTTCTCCTTATCACGACCATTTACCTTTGGAAACTACTGTAACTTCCATATCATGCATAAAGAAGTGGACTCTTTAGTAAAGAACACAGCTGTACTTGATCCTCCTGATGCCAATCATACCTATAGTGCTAAG GTGATGCTGCTTGCAAACCCAAGTCTCGATGAACTATATCACAAGTCTTGTGCCTTGGCTGATGATCCACAAGAGCTGAGGGACTCTTTCCAGCATCCAGCCCGCCTCATTAAG TTCTTGGTTGGGATGAGGGGCAAAGATGAGGCCATGGCGATTGGTGGCCACTGGTCTCCATCCTTGGATGGAGCCGACCCAGAGAACGATCCCTCAGTCCTTATAAAAACAGCAATACGTTGTTGTAAGGCTCTGACAGGCATTGATCTGAGTTTGTGTACCCAGTG GTATCGTTTTGCAGAGATTCGCTATCACCGCCCTGAGGAGACTCACAAAGGGCGGACAGTTCCCGCACATGTGGAGACAGTGGTTTTATTTCTCCCGGATGTTTGGCATTGTCTTCCTACCCGCTCAGAGTGGGAAGGACTGTCCCGCGGACTCAAGGAGCAGCTGGCAGAGAAACTCTTGGCTGAACGGAAGGAGGCTGATGGAGAACAG GAGGAAGAGGACAAAGATGAAGACGATTCAAAAGAGGTTACTACCCCCACTCACTGGTCTAAACTTGATCCGAAGTCTATGAAG GTGAATGATTTGCGCAAGGAACTGGAAAACCGTTCCCTGAGCTCTAAAGGACTGAAGTCCCAGTTGATAGCACGGCTCACGAAGCAACTGAAGGTGGAGGAGCAAATAGAGGAATCTAAAGAGCCTGAGAAGGCTGAGCCAACCagtgtggaggaggaggaaccCTGCAGAACGGAGGAAGATCGTGAG GAAGAGGAACGTAAACGACAAGAGGAGTTGGAGCGTCAGCGTAGGGAAAGGCGTTATATTCTCCCAGATGAACCAACAATCATTGTTCACCCCAACTGGGCAGCCAAGAACGGCAAATTTGACTGCAGCATCATGTCTCTGAGTGTGCTGTTGGACTACAGACTGGAGGATAATAAAGAGCACTCCTTTGAG GTCTCGTTGTTTGCTGAACTTTTCAATGAAATGCTTCAACGAGATTTTGGCTACAGGATCTACAGAGCTCTTATTGCCATCCCGAATAAGGacgagaaaaaagaaaagaaagataagGCAAGAAAAGATGTAGATAGGAAAGAAGCTGACAGGAGGGatataaagaaggaaaaagaggaTGAGAATGCTGAGCCAGTCTCAAAAAGATCAAGAGAGGAGGATGATAAAAGGAGG GATGAAGACAAGGAGAGGACTTTGAAGAAAGAAGAATCCAAGGATGATGACGATAATGAAGATGAAAGCAGCAATAACAATGCTGATGAGTATGATCCAATGGAGGCTGAAGACGCTGATGAATATGACGATGAAG ATAAAGATGACGACGATTCCAACGGAAGGGATAGGAGGGATGACCGCCGTGATGACAGAAAATCAAGGGATAGATCATCTAAAGATAAA GATGACAAAAAGAAGCAGATGGTCACATATGACAAAGATCTCCTGATGGCTTTTGTCTACTTTGACCAAAGCCACTGTGGCTACTTGATGGAGAAAGATCTGGAGGAAATTATGTACACATTGGGCTTGCATCTCTCAAGAGCTCAG GTAAAGAAACTGCTGAGCAAGCCGTTAGTGAAGGAGTGCTGCTACTACAGAAAGCTAACGGATCGAGCCAAAGATGAACCCAGCCCAGTCGTAAGCGCTGATTCTCAACACGAGAACGCCTTGG GTAATCGACCTCTGCTGCCCAGTCAGAAGACAAAACGTGAGACAGCGGACAGTGACTCAGGCAGCCTTATCGTTTATAATGGCGCTATGGTAGATGTGGGCAGTATGCTACAGAAACTGGACAAGAGTGAGAAAGCCAGAGAGGAGATTGAACAGAAACTTATTCAGCAGGACACTAAAATGG ATGAAGATGCCAAACACATATCAGAAATCGAGTCAACTAACCGCAGTCTGATGAGAGATCTGGAGCAGGTGAAATCCAgcttgagagagacagaaaagaacCTCAGAGGCTGTGAACAGCAGAAGAGCAGCTACCAGGAGCATCTTCGTAGAACTCTGTTAAGCCTCGGCACAGTAATGAAGGACTTGCAGAGTATTGTACCTAAT GATGATCATCCTGAAGATGGTGACAAGAAAACTCAGACTAATGGCTCAGATGACTGA
- the ccar1 gene encoding cell division cycle and apoptosis regulator protein 1 isoform X2, with protein sequence MAQFGGQKNPPWAAQFAATAVSQPGHSAQSIDLNSLHSLGVQQPSLLGASPSMYSQQSALAAASLNTQSAANYQISQQTAALQQQAAAAAAAALQQSQINSALQQYQQQQQQQPPQAPPPQPPPQQTLYNVPHQLPQPQPALLSQPPVALPTSMSLSNPQQTAQITVSYPTPRSSHQQQTQPQKQRVFTGVVNKLHDTFGFVDEDVFFQLSAVKGKTPQVGDRVLVEAVYNPNMPFKWNAQRIQTLPQLPNQTAAQPLPQVSPQLSSFYSDAGVQRYTDTYTAVDSRPNSQPPAPNMMKPGPSMIQSLPPPTTFSVPAQGPPPSLLQAQLSAASLAPLLQNPPQPLLPQPPPKDSVFSGGLLQPPVRMMPQPQPVRRIDPSPRFPSRNDRPELILRKEDRSRERDRERRRSRERSPARKRSRDRSPRRDRSPRRPRRVVPRYTVQFSKFSLDGYNCDIMELRRRYQSLYIPSDFFDAVFTWVDAFSLSRPFTFGNYCNFHIMHKEVDSLVKNTAVLDPPDANHTYSAKVMLLANPSLDELYHKSCALADDPQELRDSFQHPARLIKFLVGMRGKDEAMAIGGHWSPSLDGADPENDPSVLIKTAIRCCKALTGIDLSLCTQWYRFAEIRYHRPEETHKGRTVPAHVETVVLFLPDVWHCLPTRSEWEGLSRGLKEQLAEKLLAERKEADGEQEEEDKDEDDSKEVTTPTHWSKLDPKSMKVNDLRKELENRSLSSKGLKSQLIARLTKQLKVEEQIEESKEPEKAEPTSVEEEEPCRTEEDREEEERKRQEELERQRRERRYILPDEPTIIVHPNWAAKNGKFDCSIMSLSVLLDYRLEDNKEHSFEVSLFAELFNEMLQRDFGYRIYRALIAIPNKDEKKEKKDKARKDVDRKEADRRDIKKEKEDENAEPVSKRSREEDDKRRDEDKERTLKKEESKDDDDNEDESSNNNADEYDPMEAEDADEYDDEDKDDDDSNGRDRRDDRRDDRKSRDRSSKDKDDKKKQMVTYDKDLLMAFVYFDQSHCGYLMEKDLEEIMYTLGLHLSRAQVKKLLSKPLVKECCYYRKLTDRAKDEPSPVVSADSQHENALGNRPLLPSQKTKRETADSDSGSLIVYNGAMVDVGSMLQKLDKSEKAREEIEQKLIQQDTKMDEDAKHISEIESTNRSLMRDLEQVKSSLRETEKNLRGCEQQKSSYQEHLRRTLLSLGTVMKDLQSIVPNDDHPEDGDKKTQTNGSDD encoded by the exons ATGGCTCAGTTCGGGGGACAGAAAAACCCTCCATGGGCAGCCCAATTTGCTGCGACTGCGGTGTCTCAGCCCGGACATTCTGCCCAGTCCATCGACTTGAACAGTTTACATT CTTTAGGTGTACAGCAGCCATCTCTTTTAGGTGCTTCTCCCTCCATGTACTCCCAGCAGTCCGCCTTGGCTGCAGCATCCCTTAACACGCAGTCCGCTGCCAATTACCAGATTTCCCAGCAGACTGCGGCTCTCCAACAGCAGGCAGCTGCAGCTGCCGCGGCTGCACTACAGCAG TCTCAGATTAATTCAGCCCTGCAGCAGTAccagcagcaacagcaacagcagcCACCCCAAGCTCCCCCACCACAGCCACCTCCTCAACAGACCCTCTACAATGTCCCACATCAG cttCCTCAGCCTCAGCCTGCTCTGCTTTCACAG CCCCCTGTTGCTTTGCCGACCAGTATGAGTTTGTCGAACCCACAGCAGACAGCACAGATCACAGTATCGTACCCGACCCCTCGATCCAGCCATCAGCAGCAGACTCAGCCACAAAAACAGCGTGTATTCACTGGGGTTGTCAACAAGCTGCACGATACATTTGGGTTTGTGGATGAAGATGTCTTCTTCCAGCTTAG tgCTGTGAAAGGAAAAACACCCCAAGTGGGTGACCGTGTTCTGGTGGAGGCTGTCTATAATCCCAACATGCCCTTTAAATGGAACGCCCAGCGCATACAGACTTTACCTCAGTTACCCAACCAAACG GCGGCCCAGCCCTTACCTCAGGTTTCCCCACAGCTGTCCAGCTTTTACTCTGACGCAGGAGTACAGCGctacactgacacatacacagcGGTGGATTCAAGACCAAAT AGTCAGCCTCCTGCTCCCAACATGATGAAGCCAGGCCCTTCCATGATTCAGTCTCTACCTCCACCTACCACGTTCAGTGTGCCAGCACAAGGGCCCCCTCCCTCTCTGCTTCAGGCTCAGCTTTCAGCAGCCTCTCTTGCTCCCTTGCTCCAGAATCCTCCCCAACCTCTTCTTCCTCAGCCACCTCCAAAAG ATTCAGTCTTTTCAGGGGGGTTGCTTCAGCCTCCAGTGCGAATGATGCCCCAGCCTCAGCCTGTGAGACGCATAGACCCCTCTCCTCGCTTTCCCAGCCGTAACGATCGACCAGAACTCATTCTGAGGAAAGAGGACAGAAg tcgggagagagacagagagcggaGGCGATCCAGAGAGCGTTCCCCAGCACGAAAGCGCTCAAGGGACCGTTCACCTCGAAGAGATCGTTCTCCTAGACGTCCACGAAGAGTTGTACCACGATATACCGTACAGTTCTCCAAGTTCTCCTTGGATGG ATATAATTGTGACATAATGGAGCTTCGGCGGAGGTATCAGAGTCTTTACATCCCAAGTGATTTCTTTGATGCCGTATTCACCTGGGTGGATGCCTTCTCCTTATCACGACCATTTACCTTTGGAAACTACTGTAACTTCCATATCATGCATAAAGAAGTGGACTCTTTAGTAAAGAACACAGCTGTACTTGATCCTCCTGATGCCAATCATACCTATAGTGCTAAG GTGATGCTGCTTGCAAACCCAAGTCTCGATGAACTATATCACAAGTCTTGTGCCTTGGCTGATGATCCACAAGAGCTGAGGGACTCTTTCCAGCATCCAGCCCGCCTCATTAAG TTCTTGGTTGGGATGAGGGGCAAAGATGAGGCCATGGCGATTGGTGGCCACTGGTCTCCATCCTTGGATGGAGCCGACCCAGAGAACGATCCCTCAGTCCTTATAAAAACAGCAATACGTTGTTGTAAGGCTCTGACAGGCATTGATCTGAGTTTGTGTACCCAGTG GTATCGTTTTGCAGAGATTCGCTATCACCGCCCTGAGGAGACTCACAAAGGGCGGACAGTTCCCGCACATGTGGAGACAGTGGTTTTATTTCTCCCGGATGTTTGGCATTGTCTTCCTACCCGCTCAGAGTGGGAAGGACTGTCCCGCGGACTCAAGGAGCAGCTGGCAGAGAAACTCTTGGCTGAACGGAAGGAGGCTGATGGAGAACAG GAGGAAGAGGACAAAGATGAAGACGATTCAAAAGAGGTTACTACCCCCACTCACTGGTCTAAACTTGATCCGAAGTCTATGAAG GTGAATGATTTGCGCAAGGAACTGGAAAACCGTTCCCTGAGCTCTAAAGGACTGAAGTCCCAGTTGATAGCACGGCTCACGAAGCAACTGAAGGTGGAGGAGCAAATAGAGGAATCTAAAGAGCCTGAGAAGGCTGAGCCAACCagtgtggaggaggaggaaccCTGCAGAACGGAGGAAGATCGTGAG GAAGAGGAACGTAAACGACAAGAGGAGTTGGAGCGTCAGCGTAGGGAAAGGCGTTATATTCTCCCAGATGAACCAACAATCATTGTTCACCCCAACTGGGCAGCCAAGAACGGCAAATTTGACTGCAGCATCATGTCTCTGAGTGTGCTGTTGGACTACAGACTGGAGGATAATAAAGAGCACTCCTTTGAG GTCTCGTTGTTTGCTGAACTTTTCAATGAAATGCTTCAACGAGATTTTGGCTACAGGATCTACAGAGCTCTTATTGCCATCCCGAATAAGGacgagaaaaaagaaaagaaagataagGCAAGAAAAGATGTAGATAGGAAAGAAGCTGACAGGAGGGatataaagaaggaaaaagaggaTGAGAATGCTGAGCCAGTCTCAAAAAGATCAAGAGAGGAGGATGATAAAAGGAGG GATGAAGACAAGGAGAGGACTTTGAAGAAAGAAGAATCCAAGGATGATGACGATAATGAAGATGAAAGCAGCAATAACAATGCTGATGAGTATGATCCAATGGAGGCTGAAGACGCTGATGAATATGACGATGAAG ATAAAGATGACGACGATTCCAACGGAAGGGATAGGAGGGATGACCGCCGTGATGACAGAAAATCAAGGGATAGATCATCTAAAGATAAA GATGACAAAAAGAAGCAGATGGTCACATATGACAAAGATCTCCTGATGGCTTTTGTCTACTTTGACCAAAGCCACTGTGGCTACTTGATGGAGAAAGATCTGGAGGAAATTATGTACACATTGGGCTTGCATCTCTCAAGAGCTCAG GTAAAGAAACTGCTGAGCAAGCCGTTAGTGAAGGAGTGCTGCTACTACAGAAAGCTAACGGATCGAGCCAAAGATGAACCCAGCCCAGTCGTAAGCGCTGATTCTCAACACGAGAACGCCTTGG GTAATCGACCTCTGCTGCCCAGTCAGAAGACAAAACGTGAGACAGCGGACAGTGACTCAGGCAGCCTTATCGTTTATAATGGCGCTATGGTAGATGTGGGCAGTATGCTACAGAAACTGGACAAGAGTGAGAAAGCCAGAGAGGAGATTGAACAGAAACTTATTCAGCAGGACACTAAAATGG ATGAAGATGCCAAACACATATCAGAAATCGAGTCAACTAACCGCAGTCTGATGAGAGATCTGGAGCAGGTGAAATCCAgcttgagagagacagaaaagaacCTCAGAGGCTGTGAACAGCAGAAGAGCAGCTACCAGGAGCATCTTCGTAGAACTCTGTTAAGCCTCGGCACAGTAATGAAGGACTTGCAGAGTATTGTACCTAAT GATGATCATCCTGAAGATGGTGACAAGAAAACTCAGACTAATGGCTCAGATGACTGA
- the zgc:110319 gene encoding NFU1 iron-sulfur cluster scaffold homolog, mitochondrial: protein MAASFRRTILKLALLQESSRSVRFLVKDRSQYRFLWSVQKHNIQVEQSQNKPFPVRWLSVCTEDTPNPRSLKFLPGKPVLGTGTLDFPNSSSADCSSLARNLFQVEGVKSVFFGPDFITLTKMNDDVEWADVKQHAIEIITKFFESGEAITTGVTPPESNVSEEDDEIVSMIKELLDTRIRPTVQEDGGDVIFKGFEDGTVKLKLVGSCTGCPSSNVTLKSGIQNMLRFYIPEVDDVEQVEDEVDEINMNVFLELEKKLKDS, encoded by the exons ATGGCGGCGTCTTTCAGGAGGACGATCCTGAAGCTCGCACTGCTGCAGGAGTCTTCGCGTTCAGTTAG GTTTTTGGTGAAAGACAGAAGTCAGTACCGTTTCCTGTGGTCAGTCCAAAAGCACAATATACAAGTTGAACAGTCACAGAATAAACCTTTTCCAG tacGATGGCTGTCAGTTTGTACAGAAGACACCCCAAACCCCAGAAGTTTAAAGTTCCTTCCCGGGAAACCTGTGCTGGGAACCGGAACGCTAGACTTCCCGAATTCAAGTTCTGCAGATTGTTCCTCTTTAGCCAg GAATCTTTTTCAGGTTGAAGGGgtgaaaagtgtgttttttggCCCTGATTTTATCACACTTACAAAG ATGAATGATGATGTTGAGTGGGCAGACGTTAAACAGCATGCGATTGAGATTATCACCAAATTCTTTGAAAGTGGAGAAGCTATAACAACAGGAGTAACGCCTCCAGAGAGCA ATGTGTCAGAGGAGGATGATGAGATTGTCTCAATGATAAAAGAGCTTTTAGACACTCGAATCAG GCCTACAGTACAGGAGGATGGAGGAGATGTCATCTTTAAGGGCTTTGAGGATGGCACAGTGAAGCTGAAGCTTGTTGGCTCTTGCACAGGCTGTCCCAGTTCCAATGTTACTCTGAAAAGTGGCATACAGAACATGCTGCGGTTTTACATTCCAGAGGTGGATGATGTTGAACAG GTGGAGGATGAAGTGGATGAAATCaacatgaatgtgtttttagaactggaaaaaaaattaaaagactcTTAA
- the si:dkey-228d14.5 gene encoding transmembrane protein 150A, which yields MGIWIILPISLSGVSFIGCWTVYGLALRFHHICSLSNWEYNNSCLTNDNGSCCTGNHIPTISGSGTNFPENSLFSATINGASFLFVVFSIFHHAHILKCNVHTFISKCAMVFGCLAGVGAFIAGNCNPGELMFLHSLGAALSFVCICFYTVLLTFLTSRCMLTGLERFLYPIRIVFSSIQVTLTILYCIFFTQKEFYYRHISAIVEWTLSMNLELFELSYVVEFYFFSSAMLSVLLSNSDENTMILS from the exons ATGGGCATCTGGATTATCTTACCCATCAGTCTCAGTGGTGTCTCATTCATTGGATGCTGGACGGT GTATGGACTTGCATTAAGATTCCACCACATCTGCTCACTCAGTAATTG GGAATACAACAACTCATGTCTGACAAATGATAATGGAAGTTGCTGTACAGGAAATCACATACCCACAATAAG TggcagtggaaccaactttccAGAAAATTCCCTGTTTAGTGCCACAATCAATGGAGCTTCATTTTTAT TTGTGGTCTTCAGTATTTTCCATCATGCACATATTCTGAAGTGCAATGTGCACACTTTCATCAGTAAATGTGCCATGGTCTTTGGTTGTCTCGCTGGAGTTGGTGCCTTTATAGCTGGAAACTGCAAT cCTGGTGAGCTTATGTTTCTGCATAGCCTAGGTGCTGCTTTGAGCTTCGTGTGCATCTGCTTCTACACGGTGCTGCTCACGTTTCTGACAAGCAGGTGTATGTTAACTGGACTAGAGCGCTTCCTCTACCCAATACGCATTGTGTTCTCCAGCATCCAGGTCACATTGACCATTCTCT ACTGCATCTTCTTTACTCAGAAGGAGTTCTACTACAGGCACATCTCCGCCATTGTTGAGTGGACCCTCAGCATGAACCTGGAGCTCTTTGAACTCAGCTATGTGGTGGAGTTTTACTTCTTCTCATCTGCAATGCTTTCAGTACTTCTCTCAAACAGTGATGAAAACACTATGATTCTGTCCTGA